The following are from one region of the Rhodopirellula sp. P2 genome:
- a CDS encoding MutS family DNA mismatch repair protein, which produces MSDYASQIETIDHDLKDLEASDSRFAVWRMVFFVGLVLGIGFSLATQHVIWICVAAGSLIAFLVTVVRNETIRERMELLRNHSRTLHRLQARQNRDWKSLARDSVGIRASEIQLTPEQQALAGDLDLVGDASLFQLTSMAATTPGVRTLANWLCSPVDPPLATDRHASVKHLADQPENRLRFYVLARDIGGSTGDPVSFVEWAKEPNWLPPHRWLIPWGNFTAVVAIAILLGMILGAITDQGDWVRMGMYGLIGIAVLNLAIGSFLLGPVAAIFQIAMASRRSVNDYAELFDAATWLPESPADPAGPTAHIRRTLLSVDEGSQSASQGMRELAKIARMGGLKQAASTFLLYLPLQAFWLWDVRVLRRLEGWKSRYASQIPEWFDALGELEALMSIAALQHDSPEWSSPEWLEGESTITLQGLGHPLLPEQARVTNDVTIGPTGTLLLVTGSNMSGKSTMLRSAGLNVALAMAGGPVCCRHMSLPPVEMGTSIRVSDDLSQGVSYYMAELNRLSAVVTHARKLAEQRAAGSTNRIQFFLLDEILQGTNSRERQIAVARVLRFLVDAGAIGAITTHDLELADDPELMKLAHTVHFRETITPDASGDERMTFDYKMRDGVSPTTNALRLLEIVGLGEK; this is translated from the coding sequence ATGTCCGATTACGCTTCCCAGATCGAGACCATCGATCACGACTTGAAGGACCTTGAAGCTTCCGACTCACGATTTGCCGTTTGGCGAATGGTGTTCTTTGTCGGATTGGTTTTGGGCATTGGTTTTTCACTTGCAACCCAACACGTGATCTGGATTTGCGTGGCGGCTGGGTCCCTGATCGCATTCCTGGTGACGGTTGTTCGCAACGAAACCATTCGCGAACGGATGGAACTGCTTCGCAACCATTCGCGAACCTTGCATCGATTGCAAGCTCGCCAAAATCGCGATTGGAAATCACTGGCCCGCGACAGTGTCGGCATCCGTGCATCGGAGATCCAACTCACGCCCGAGCAGCAAGCCTTGGCGGGTGACCTGGACTTGGTCGGCGACGCGTCGCTGTTCCAATTGACCTCCATGGCCGCCACCACACCTGGTGTTCGCACCTTGGCGAATTGGTTGTGCAGCCCCGTTGATCCACCACTCGCAACAGACCGACATGCCTCGGTCAAACATCTGGCAGACCAACCTGAAAACCGATTGCGATTTTATGTGCTCGCCCGCGACATCGGCGGCAGCACCGGCGACCCGGTGTCGTTCGTCGAGTGGGCCAAGGAACCCAATTGGTTGCCACCGCATCGATGGTTGATCCCCTGGGGCAACTTCACTGCGGTTGTTGCCATCGCCATCCTTCTTGGCATGATCTTGGGTGCGATCACGGATCAGGGCGATTGGGTCCGAATGGGGATGTACGGGCTGATCGGAATCGCGGTGCTGAACCTCGCCATCGGCTCGTTCTTGCTCGGCCCCGTCGCGGCCATCTTTCAAATCGCGATGGCATCCCGGCGCAGCGTCAACGACTACGCCGAACTGTTCGACGCGGCGACTTGGTTGCCGGAATCACCTGCTGATCCCGCAGGCCCCACCGCTCACATTCGCCGGACGTTGCTCAGCGTTGACGAGGGTTCGCAATCGGCTTCTCAGGGCATGCGTGAGTTAGCCAAGATCGCTCGGATGGGCGGCCTCAAACAAGCCGCGTCCACGTTCCTGCTGTATCTGCCTCTGCAAGCGTTCTGGTTGTGGGATGTTCGCGTGCTGCGCCGACTGGAAGGCTGGAAGTCGCGTTACGCCAGCCAGATCCCCGAGTGGTTTGATGCCCTCGGCGAACTCGAAGCCTTGATGTCAATCGCTGCTCTGCAACACGATTCGCCGGAATGGTCGTCGCCTGAATGGCTCGAAGGCGAATCCACCATCACCCTGCAAGGATTGGGGCATCCGCTGTTGCCCGAACAGGCCCGCGTCACCAACGATGTCACGATTGGCCCGACCGGAACGCTGCTGCTGGTCACCGGCAGCAACATGTCGGGCAAGAGCACGATGCTGCGGAGCGCCGGCCTGAACGTGGCCCTCGCCATGGCCGGCGGACCCGTGTGTTGTCGACACATGAGTTTGCCGCCCGTCGAGATGGGAACCAGTATCCGAGTCAGCGATGACCTCAGCCAAGGCGTCTCGTACTACATGGCAGAACTGAATCGTCTGTCCGCCGTTGTCACGCATGCCCGCAAGCTGGCCGAGCAACGTGCCGCTGGCTCCACCAATCGAATTCAGTTCTTCTTGCTCGACGAAATCCTGCAGGGAACCAACAGTCGCGAACGTCAGATCGCCGTCGCTCGTGTACTGCGGTTCTTGGTCGACGCGGGTGCGATCGGAGCCATCACGACGCACGATTTGGAACTCGCCGATGATCCCGAACTGATGAAGCTCGCCCACACCGTTCACTTCCGTGAAACGATCACGCCCGACGCCAGCGGTGATGAACGAATGACGTTCGATTACAAGATGCGCGACGGCGTGTCCCCCACCACCAACGCCCTGCGACTGCTCGAGATCGTCGGCTTGGGCGAGAAGTAG
- the sufB gene encoding Fe-S cluster assembly protein SufB: MATDVTENDQIGEINKYNFRTETTGVFKAQKGLNADVVNQISDIKNEPDWMREFRLKSLAEFESRPMPKWGGALDLDFQDIYYYLKPTGQSEKSWDDVPQEIKDTFDKLGIPEAEKKFLAGVKAQFESEVVYGSLQEDLAKQGVLFTDTDAAVREHPELLREYFGKIIPPTDNKFAALNSAVWSGGSFIYVPPGVQIEFPLQAYFRINAESMGQFERTLIIVDEGASIHYVEGCTAPMYTTESLHSAVVEVIVKKDARCRYTTIQNWANNIYNLVTKRAYAYQDATMEWVDGNLGSKLTMKYPAVHMMEPGARGEILSIAFSSAGQHQDAGAKLVHAAPNTTGQIISKSISKNGGRSSYRGLVRVEPGAHNSKNSVVCDALILDPESRSDTYPYIEVAEQDVQIGHEASVSRIGEEQMFYLLSRGLTESEASTMIVNGFIEPLVKELPMEYAVEMNRLIQLQMEGSVG, translated from the coding sequence ATGGCGACCGACGTCACTGAAAACGACCAAATCGGCGAAATCAACAAGTACAACTTCCGCACCGAAACCACCGGTGTCTTCAAGGCCCAAAAAGGCCTGAACGCGGATGTTGTCAATCAAATTTCGGACATCAAGAACGAACCTGACTGGATGCGGGAATTCCGCTTGAAGTCATTGGCGGAGTTCGAATCACGCCCCATGCCCAAATGGGGTGGTGCGCTCGACTTGGATTTCCAAGACATCTACTACTATCTCAAGCCGACCGGACAGTCCGAGAAGTCTTGGGACGATGTTCCCCAAGAGATCAAAGACACTTTCGACAAGCTGGGCATTCCTGAAGCCGAGAAGAAATTCTTGGCCGGGGTGAAGGCTCAGTTCGAAAGCGAAGTCGTCTACGGTTCGTTGCAAGAAGACCTCGCCAAGCAAGGCGTGTTGTTCACCGACACCGACGCTGCGGTTCGCGAACACCCCGAGCTGTTGCGAGAGTACTTCGGCAAGATCATTCCGCCGACCGACAACAAATTTGCCGCCCTCAACAGCGCGGTTTGGTCGGGCGGTTCATTCATCTATGTGCCACCTGGCGTGCAGATTGAATTCCCCTTGCAAGCGTATTTCCGTATCAATGCGGAAAGCATGGGCCAGTTCGAACGAACACTGATCATCGTCGATGAAGGTGCCAGCATTCACTACGTTGAGGGCTGCACCGCTCCGATGTACACCACCGAATCGTTGCACAGTGCGGTCGTGGAAGTGATCGTCAAAAAGGACGCTCGTTGTCGCTACACGACGATCCAAAACTGGGCCAACAACATCTACAACCTGGTCACCAAACGCGCTTATGCGTACCAGGACGCGACGATGGAGTGGGTCGACGGGAACCTCGGCAGCAAGCTGACGATGAAATACCCCGCCGTTCACATGATGGAACCCGGTGCTCGTGGCGAGATCCTTTCGATCGCCTTCTCATCGGCCGGTCAACACCAAGACGCGGGTGCCAAGTTGGTGCATGCGGCTCCGAACACGACGGGCCAGATCATCAGCAAATCGATCAGCAAGAACGGCGGGCGCAGCAGCTACCGCGGTTTGGTTCGCGTTGAACCAGGGGCTCACAACAGCAAGAACAGCGTTGTCTGTGACGCGTTGATCCTGGATCCCGAAAGCCGCAGCGACACGTACCCGTACATCGAAGTGGCGGAGCAAGATGTCCAGATCGGTCACGAAGCCAGCGTTTCGCGGATTGGCGAAGAGCAAATGTTTTATCTGCTCAGCCGTGGTCTGACCGAATCGGAAGCCAGCACCATGATCGTCAACGGCTTCATTGAGCCGCTCGTGAAAGAGCTGCCGATGGAATACGCCGTTGAGATGAATCGATTGATTCAACTGCAAATGGAAGGCAGCGTCGGCTGA
- a CDS encoding Gfo/Idh/MocA family protein, which produces MNQHRPKPETAPTNRRTVLKAAAGAVAMTPYFAWSPRSLADEIANDKVNIGLIGAGGMGRGNLNSAKQWLNLVAIADADSSRAQQANDQFSGGKAAMHSDYRKVLERDDIKVVHIATPDHWHTKPLIEALYAGKDVYCEKPLTLTIDEGKLIRKVQKETGRIVQVGTQQRSTFDKFVKAMAIVNEGRLGKIHRVQAAIGGAPTSEALPVAAPPEALDWDLWLGPAPKVDYRRSENGKQSNGHYEFRWWYEYSGGKLTDWGAHHVDICNWALKLNGQTEGPVSIGGTSEHPVEYKDGKPAQIDRYNTATAFQFKVAYPGGTEMIIRNDTRNGVLIEGEKGRLFVSRGNLSGKPVEELTDNPLPEDAISKVYKGLPIEHNERRAHWFNFLHCHRAGLEPISDVHTHMEMLNVCHLAGISARLDRELKWDNATEQIVGDEQANSMLARPYREGYEIEMG; this is translated from the coding sequence TTGAACCAGCATCGACCCAAACCTGAAACCGCTCCCACCAATCGTCGAACGGTTTTGAAAGCGGCCGCCGGCGCCGTGGCCATGACCCCTTACTTCGCTTGGTCACCTCGTTCGTTGGCCGACGAAATCGCCAACGACAAGGTCAACATCGGCCTCATCGGTGCTGGCGGCATGGGACGCGGCAACCTGAACTCCGCCAAGCAGTGGCTGAACTTGGTCGCCATCGCGGATGCCGATTCCAGCCGCGCTCAACAAGCCAACGATCAATTCAGTGGTGGCAAAGCGGCCATGCACTCGGATTACCGAAAGGTGCTGGAACGCGACGACATCAAAGTCGTTCACATCGCGACACCGGATCACTGGCACACCAAACCTTTGATCGAAGCCCTGTACGCCGGCAAGGACGTCTACTGTGAAAAACCGCTGACGTTGACGATCGACGAAGGCAAATTGATTCGCAAAGTTCAAAAAGAGACCGGGCGAATTGTCCAAGTCGGTACGCAACAGCGAAGCACCTTCGACAAGTTCGTGAAAGCCATGGCGATCGTGAACGAAGGACGCCTCGGCAAAATCCATCGTGTGCAAGCCGCCATCGGTGGTGCTCCCACCAGCGAAGCCTTGCCAGTCGCGGCACCACCCGAAGCGTTGGATTGGGACCTGTGGCTTGGCCCCGCGCCGAAGGTGGACTACCGCCGCTCGGAAAACGGCAAGCAATCCAACGGTCACTACGAATTCCGTTGGTGGTACGAATACTCCGGCGGCAAACTGACCGACTGGGGTGCTCACCACGTCGACATCTGCAACTGGGCCCTGAAGCTCAACGGCCAAACCGAAGGCCCCGTGTCGATCGGCGGAACCTCCGAGCATCCCGTCGAATACAAAGACGGCAAACCGGCTCAGATCGATCGCTACAACACCGCGACTGCGTTCCAGTTCAAGGTCGCTTACCCTGGCGGCACTGAAATGATCATTCGCAATGACACTCGCAACGGCGTGTTGATCGAAGGCGAAAAGGGTCGCCTCTTTGTCAGCCGAGGCAACTTGTCCGGCAAACCGGTCGAAGAGCTGACAGACAACCCGTTGCCCGAAGACGCCATCTCCAAGGTCTACAAAGGCCTGCCGATCGAGCACAACGAGCGTCGTGCCCATTGGTTCAACTTCCTGCACTGCCACCGCGCAGGACTCGAGCCCATCTCCGATGTGCACACGCACATGGAAATGCTCAACGTCTGTCACCTGGCTGGCATCTCGGCTCGCTTGGACCGCGAACTGAAGTGGGACAACGCGACCGAGCAAATCGTGGGCGACGAACAGGCCAACTCGATGTTGGCCCGTCCGTATCGCGAAGGCTACGAAATCGAAATGGGCTGA
- a CDS encoding radical SAM protein, translating into MAKRFAMETDKRLLAKAVWALGVKGLRSVHRHKRRLKRGEFFPPFLYLSVINSCNLRCQGCWVDVAAKQQKIELEAANRTIEQAKAMGNSFFGILGGEPFMHKELLDLFEAHPDVYFQVFTNGHFITDEVAARLRKCGNVTPLISVEGSEIISDTRRGRDGVLNQTIAGIEAAVRNKLLVGVCTSVCKSNIDDLVRDKWVDRLIEMGVMYTWFHIYRPVGPEPNPQLALSSEEQRRVRQFVVDTRATKPIIVIDAYHDDAGNALCPAVTGFTHHVGPWGDIEPCPVIQLATESIHDSKPLKETFNESGFLRDFRELTAQNTRGCVIMERPDLLLDLAEKHGARDTTARGNVLDELRNVEPRRSQYQPGDEIPERSFVYRWAKKYAFNDFGTYGKHYQESQYRDPDQQPPTSSVEKPDSQLPVLN; encoded by the coding sequence ATGGCCAAACGATTCGCGATGGAAACCGACAAACGGTTGCTCGCCAAAGCCGTCTGGGCACTTGGCGTGAAAGGGTTGCGAAGCGTTCACCGACACAAACGTCGGCTTAAACGAGGCGAGTTCTTTCCGCCGTTTTTGTATCTGTCGGTGATCAACAGCTGCAACCTGCGTTGCCAAGGTTGCTGGGTCGATGTCGCGGCGAAGCAGCAGAAGATTGAATTGGAGGCTGCCAATCGAACGATCGAGCAAGCCAAGGCGATGGGCAACAGCTTCTTTGGCATCTTGGGCGGCGAGCCGTTCATGCACAAAGAACTCTTGGATTTGTTTGAAGCTCATCCGGATGTCTATTTCCAGGTCTTCACCAATGGGCACTTCATCACCGACGAAGTCGCGGCTCGACTTCGCAAATGTGGCAACGTCACGCCCCTGATCAGTGTGGAAGGATCGGAGATCATCAGCGACACTCGGCGAGGCCGCGATGGGGTTTTGAATCAAACCATCGCCGGCATCGAAGCCGCAGTTCGAAACAAATTGCTGGTCGGTGTTTGCACCAGCGTTTGCAAATCCAACATCGACGATTTGGTCCGCGACAAATGGGTCGATCGATTGATCGAGATGGGGGTGATGTACACCTGGTTCCACATTTACCGACCGGTTGGCCCCGAGCCCAACCCGCAGTTGGCACTGTCCAGCGAAGAGCAACGCCGTGTGCGTCAGTTCGTGGTCGACACACGAGCGACCAAGCCGATCATCGTCATCGATGCTTATCACGACGATGCCGGCAACGCGTTGTGTCCCGCGGTCACTGGGTTCACGCATCACGTGGGGCCTTGGGGTGACATCGAACCCTGTCCCGTGATTCAGTTGGCCACGGAATCGATTCACGACAGCAAACCGCTCAAAGAGACGTTCAACGAGTCCGGCTTCCTGCGTGACTTCCGTGAACTGACGGCTCAGAACACTCGCGGATGTGTGATCATGGAACGTCCCGATTTGTTGCTCGATCTGGCGGAGAAGCACGGGGCCCGTGACACGACGGCTCGCGGGAATGTGTTGGATGAACTTCGCAACGTGGAACCGCGACGCAGTCAGTATCAACCGGGCGATGAGATCCCGGAACGCAGCTTCGTTTATCGTTGGGCCAAGAAGTACGCGTTCAATGACTTCGGAACGTACGGCAAACATTATCAAGAGAGCCAGTATCGCGATCCAGACCAACAGCCACCGACGTCATCGGTGGAAAAGCCCGATTCGCAATTGCCGGTGCTCAACTGA
- the sufD gene encoding Fe-S cluster assembly protein SufD, producing MTTTSTLTFDAAGFEAFLASRKDEPQWLTDLRRESFSHADAMDWPARRSEEWIRTDIRTFQIKKFAPPVEVPAGEVPSVHQLRDGVEPGGVLETFDSQVISESLDEELAAKGVIFGSLERLCREQPEKVRPFLYTVVDPDHDKFAALHAAFWSGGQFLYVPRGVVIEKPIYLGSTLSDGGTDTAHTLIVLEDGAEATVLHECNSVNSEAAGLHMGAVELIQKPGSHLRYVNVQEWGHKTYHFAHQQATIDRDSQLQWTIAAMGSGLSKVNQSVDMVGAGANCQVNGVMFTEGRQHLAYHTQQYHRAPNCHSDFLYKSAQQDKSRTVWRGMIKVDKIAQKTDGYQRNDNLVLSHHSRADSIPGLEIEADDVRCTHGSTTAKVDEEQIFYARCRGFTQKEATRMIVSGFFQQIFDRITIESVRDALAAAIARQVREYE from the coding sequence ATGACCACCACCTCGACCCTCACTTTCGATGCCGCAGGCTTCGAAGCCTTTCTCGCATCGCGGAAAGATGAACCGCAATGGTTGACCGATCTGCGCCGAGAATCGTTTTCGCATGCAGATGCGATGGATTGGCCCGCTCGTCGTAGCGAAGAATGGATCCGCACGGACATTCGAACGTTCCAGATCAAAAAGTTCGCTCCGCCCGTGGAAGTTCCCGCTGGCGAAGTTCCCTCGGTTCACCAACTTCGCGATGGAGTCGAACCGGGCGGCGTTTTGGAAACGTTTGACAGCCAAGTGATATCCGAATCGCTCGACGAAGAACTGGCCGCCAAAGGTGTCATCTTTGGCAGCTTGGAACGTCTTTGCCGCGAGCAACCTGAGAAGGTTCGCCCGTTCCTGTACACGGTCGTTGATCCCGACCACGACAAGTTCGCTGCACTGCATGCGGCGTTCTGGTCCGGTGGTCAGTTCCTGTATGTGCCTCGCGGCGTTGTGATCGAAAAACCGATTTACCTCGGTTCGACCTTGAGCGACGGCGGAACCGACACGGCTCACACCTTGATCGTGTTGGAAGACGGCGCCGAAGCGACGGTTCTGCACGAGTGCAACAGCGTCAATTCAGAAGCCGCCGGTTTGCACATGGGTGCGGTCGAGTTGATCCAGAAACCCGGTTCGCATCTGCGGTACGTCAACGTCCAAGAATGGGGCCACAAGACGTATCACTTCGCGCACCAACAAGCCACGATCGATCGCGATTCGCAGCTTCAATGGACCATCGCCGCGATGGGTTCCGGATTGTCCAAGGTCAACCAATCGGTCGACATGGTGGGTGCCGGAGCCAACTGCCAAGTCAACGGCGTGATGTTCACCGAAGGCCGCCAGCACTTGGCCTACCACACCCAGCAATACCACCGGGCGCCAAACTGCCACAGCGACTTCTTGTACAAGTCCGCTCAGCAGGACAAGAGCCGCACGGTGTGGCGTGGGATGATCAAGGTCGACAAGATCGCTCAGAAGACCGACGGTTACCAACGCAACGACAACTTGGTCCTGTCGCATCACTCGCGAGCCGATTCGATTCCTGGACTGGAGATCGAAGCCGATGACGTGCGTTGCACCCACGGCAGCACAACGGCGAAGGTTGACGAAGAACAAATCTTCTACGCTCGTTGCCGCGGCTTCACCCAGAAGGAAGCCACTCGCATGATCGTCAGCGGATTCTTCCAGCAGATCTTCGACCGGATCACGATCGAAAGCGTCCGCGACGCACTGGCCGCCGCGATCGCACGCCAAGTCCGCGAATACGAGTGA
- a CDS encoding type I phosphomannose isomerase catalytic subunit gives MTSTPLRFCPLLKQTIWGGRRLGEMLHKPIGEADDYAESWEIVDHGDDQSVVTDGELAGQSLGELFANRRQWLMGKDWVEANPNAKTFPLLLKFLDCNRVLSVQVHPDDAYGATMQPPDLGKTEAWVILHSEPDSVIYSGLKAGVDRESLREMMLAGETDRALHSYHPEVGDCVFIPAGTVHALGGGLVVAEIQQSSNTTFRLFDWNRVDASGKSRPLHIESSLEVSDYERGPVDPIRKPIQSGTETLVECDKFVLRRVHDTNQTIAGDDRCHLVTVISGEAVLSSGNNTTKLATGESVLLPAACDQMELQAGESTVLWMSPPTSI, from the coding sequence ATGACTTCGACACCACTGCGTTTTTGCCCCCTGCTGAAACAAACCATTTGGGGCGGACGCCGATTGGGCGAGATGCTTCATAAGCCCATCGGTGAGGCCGATGACTACGCCGAGAGCTGGGAGATTGTCGATCATGGTGACGACCAAAGTGTCGTCACCGATGGCGAACTGGCGGGGCAATCGTTGGGGGAACTGTTTGCCAACCGTCGCCAGTGGTTGATGGGCAAGGACTGGGTGGAGGCCAACCCCAATGCGAAAACGTTTCCTTTGCTTCTAAAGTTCCTGGATTGCAACCGTGTGTTGTCGGTGCAGGTGCACCCGGACGATGCCTACGGTGCGACGATGCAACCGCCGGATCTGGGCAAGACCGAGGCTTGGGTGATTCTGCACAGCGAACCCGACAGTGTGATTTACTCGGGGCTGAAGGCTGGCGTTGATCGCGAATCTTTGCGAGAGATGATGTTGGCGGGTGAGACCGATCGTGCATTGCACTCGTATCATCCCGAAGTGGGAGATTGCGTCTTCATTCCTGCGGGAACGGTGCACGCTTTGGGCGGTGGGTTGGTGGTCGCGGAGATTCAACAATCCAGCAACACCACGTTTCGGTTGTTCGATTGGAATCGCGTGGATGCGTCGGGCAAATCCCGACCGCTGCACATCGAATCATCGCTGGAAGTGTCGGACTACGAACGCGGGCCGGTGGATCCCATTCGAAAGCCGATTCAGAGTGGAACGGAAACGTTGGTGGAGTGCGACAAGTTCGTGCTGCGACGCGTGCACGACACCAATCAAACGATCGCCGGTGATGATCGTTGTCACTTGGTGACCGTGATCTCAGGGGAGGCGGTTCTGTCGAGCGGAAACAACACCACCAAATTGGCGACGGGCGAGAGCGTGTTATTGCCCGCCGCGTGCGACCAGATGGAATTGCAGGCCGGAGAATCCACCGTGCTGTGGATGTCACCACCGACCAGCATTTGA
- a CDS encoding TIGR03009 domain-containing protein yields the protein MMRLNFSVFCRPFSTRAAFLAVLMGVAGFVVTTPPPAMGQGRAAAPAQPQQNAAQGQPNAAPFPPLSAAEQQRLDQILAAWEQQSKGTKTLECDFKRWHFDLFAAPAGIYANKAEGVIKYANPDKGLFQVKAVVSYDGKDDKGQPKYSAKQGLHGEHWVCTGTELKEFDHATKQCKIQQLPPHMQGQHIIESPLPFVFNADAKQIKQRYWVQPMQSPKPELILIAAYPKHQADRAQYKVVQIALDAKTFLPQALIMYAPNFNQKTQPKWDHYEFTNVKRNSIKASFGMFLQNFIDQEPPSDWKVFRDNYNGPPQVAEGENEARRQ from the coding sequence ATGATGCGTTTGAATTTCTCGGTGTTTTGCCGTCCGTTCTCCACACGTGCAGCGTTCCTCGCGGTTTTGATGGGCGTTGCTGGCTTCGTGGTCACAACGCCCCCCCCAGCGATGGGGCAAGGCCGAGCTGCCGCACCCGCTCAGCCACAGCAAAACGCGGCACAAGGACAGCCCAACGCGGCTCCTTTCCCACCGCTTAGCGCCGCCGAACAACAACGCCTCGACCAAATCCTGGCGGCCTGGGAACAACAAAGCAAAGGCACCAAGACACTTGAGTGCGACTTCAAACGTTGGCACTTTGACCTCTTTGCAGCACCCGCTGGCATCTACGCGAACAAAGCCGAAGGCGTCATCAAATACGCCAACCCGGACAAAGGATTGTTTCAAGTCAAAGCAGTCGTCAGCTACGACGGCAAAGACGACAAGGGACAACCGAAGTATTCCGCCAAACAAGGTCTGCACGGCGAACACTGGGTTTGCACCGGCACCGAGCTGAAAGAGTTCGATCATGCAACCAAGCAGTGCAAGATCCAACAGTTGCCACCTCACATGCAGGGGCAGCACATCATTGAAAGCCCGCTACCGTTTGTGTTCAACGCAGACGCCAAGCAAATCAAGCAACGGTACTGGGTCCAACCAATGCAGTCACCCAAACCGGAATTGATCCTGATTGCGGCGTACCCGAAGCACCAAGCCGATCGCGCTCAGTACAAAGTCGTGCAGATCGCTTTGGATGCCAAAACGTTCTTGCCGCAAGCGTTGATCATGTACGCTCCCAACTTCAACCAAAAGACGCAACCGAAGTGGGACCACTACGAGTTCACCAACGTCAAACGCAACTCGATCAAAGCCAGCTTCGGAATGTTCTTGCAGAACTTCATTGATCAAGAACCACCGTCGGACTGGAAAGTCTTCCGGGACAACTACAACGGACCACCTCAAGTGGCCGAAGGCGAAAACGAAGCTCGCCGTCAGTAG
- a CDS encoding Gfo/Idh/MocA family protein: MQRRHFLAATAAASLAAPALAQANSDSLRAVAIGHTGRGDFGHGLDSIWQRLPDTELVAIADANPDGLKRAQQRLKVDRGYDDYRVMLDEIRPDIVAVCPRHVDQHHDMALAAIQSGARGVYLEKPFVPTPAEADSLIAASKQHNAKIAIAHRNRYHPTLPLLRELIEAGEIGRLLEIRGRGKSDHRGGVEDLWVLGTHVLNLTHFLAGDPVSCSASLMQDGRLVKPSDVREGREGLGLMAGNAVHARYQMKSGIVATLDSIASDGTENAGFGLRLIGSKGTIAIHIDKSPLAYLLPGNPFHTPTEPSAWIPITAAGVGQPEPRDDLRQMVEHHGFPARDLVAAIREDRQPLCNASQGRTTVEMVCAVLESHRQNGAVVQFPLKHRDNPLSRF; the protein is encoded by the coding sequence ATGCAACGACGACACTTTCTCGCCGCCACTGCCGCCGCCAGCCTCGCGGCACCTGCCCTGGCCCAAGCCAACTCGGACTCGCTGCGAGCAGTCGCGATCGGGCACACGGGTCGTGGCGACTTTGGTCATGGACTCGATAGCATCTGGCAACGATTGCCCGACACTGAACTGGTTGCCATCGCCGATGCCAATCCGGACGGGCTGAAACGAGCCCAACAGCGTCTGAAGGTGGACCGGGGCTATGACGATTACCGCGTGATGCTGGATGAAATTCGCCCCGACATCGTGGCGGTGTGCCCACGACACGTGGACCAACATCACGACATGGCGCTGGCAGCGATCCAGTCCGGTGCCCGTGGTGTGTACCTCGAAAAGCCGTTCGTCCCGACACCCGCAGAAGCCGACTCGCTGATTGCCGCGAGCAAACAACACAACGCGAAAATCGCGATCGCTCATCGAAACCGATACCACCCCACACTGCCCCTCCTGCGCGAGCTGATCGAGGCCGGTGAAATCGGACGTCTTCTCGAAATTCGCGGTCGGGGCAAAAGCGATCATCGCGGTGGCGTCGAAGATCTGTGGGTGTTGGGAACCCACGTCCTGAACCTGACGCATTTCTTGGCCGGCGACCCGGTCTCTTGCTCCGCATCCCTGATGCAAGACGGCCGTTTGGTCAAACCATCCGACGTCCGAGAAGGCCGCGAAGGTCTGGGGTTGATGGCCGGCAACGCCGTGCACGCTCGCTATCAGATGAAAAGCGGCATCGTCGCGACGCTTGATTCCATTGCCAGCGATGGCACCGAGAACGCAGGGTTTGGCTTGCGATTGATTGGAAGCAAAGGCACGATCGCGATTCACATCGACAAGAGTCCGCTGGCGTATCTGTTGCCCGGTAATCCATTCCACACGCCCACCGAACCAAGTGCCTGGATCCCCATCACGGCCGCGGGAGTCGGCCAACCCGAACCGCGAGATGACCTGAGGCAAATGGTCGAACACCATGGCTTCCCCGCTCGCGATTTGGTCGCCGCGATTCGCGAAGATCGCCAGCCGCTCTGCAATGCGAGTCAGGGACGAACGACCGTCGAGATGGTTTGTGCCGTTCTCGAATCACACCGTCAAAACGGCGCCGTGGTGCAGTTTCCATTGAAGCACCGCGACAACCCGCTTTCGCGTTTCTAG